The following are encoded together in the Ovis aries strain OAR_USU_Benz2616 breed Rambouillet chromosome 15, ARS-UI_Ramb_v3.0, whole genome shotgun sequence genome:
- the MRPL16 gene encoding large ribosomal subunit protein uL16m encodes MWRLLSGARAPLLRATLSDSWAAPPARAGLKTLLPVPTFEDVSIPEKPKLRFVERAPLVPKVRREPKNLRDIRGPSTEATEFTEGSFAILALGGGYLHWGHFEMMRLTINRFMDPKNMFALWRVPAPFKAITRKSMGQRMGGGKGAIDHYVTPVKAGRLIVEVGGRCEFQEVQGILNQVAHKLPFPAKAVSRETLEKMQKDQEERERNNQNPWTFERITTANMLGIRKVLSPYDLTHRGRYWGKFYMPERV; translated from the exons ATGTGGCGGCTGCTGAGTGGCGCCCGCGCCCCCCTCCTGCGAGCGACCCTGTCAG ATTCGTGGGCAGCGCCGCCCGCCCGTGCCGGCCTGAAGACGCTGCTCCCGGTGCCAACGTTTGAAG ATGTCTCCATTCCTGAAAAGCCCAAGCTGAGATTTGTTGAAAGGGCACCGCTTGTGCCAAAAGTGAGAAGAGAGCCTAAAAACCTGCGTGACATACGAGGTCCTTCCACTGAAGCCACTGAGTTCACAGAAGGCAGCTTTGCAATCTTG GCACTGGGTGGCGGTTACCTCCATTGGGGGCATTTTGAAATGATGCGCCTGACAATCAACCGCTTCATGGACCCCAAGAACATGTTTGCCTTATGGCGAGTACCAGCCCCGTTCAAGGCCATCACCCGCAAGAGTATGGGGCAGCGCATGGGGGGCGGCAAGGGTGCCATCGACCACTATGTGACCCCTGTGAAGGCGGGCCGCCTCATAGTCGAGGTGGGTGGGCGCTGCGAATTCCAGGAGGTACAAGGCATCCTTAACCAAGTTGCCCACAAGTTGCCTTTCCCTGCCAAGGCCGTGAGCCGTGAGACTCTAGAGAAGATGCAGAAAGACCAAGAGGAGCGAGAACGGAACAACCAGAACCCCTGGACCTTTGAGCGCATCACCACCGCCAACATGCTGGGGATACGGAAGGTGCTGAGCCCCTACGACCTGACCCACCGGGGGCGGTACTGGGGCAAGTTCTACATGCCTGAGCGTGTGTAG
- the LOC105602398 gene encoding thymosin beta-4-like has protein sequence MSDKPDMAEIEKFDKSKLKKTETQEKNPLPSKETIEQEKQAGKS, from the coding sequence ATGTCTGATAAACCCGATATGGCTGAGATTGAGAAGTTCGATAAGTCGAAATTGAAGAAAACGGAAACGCAAGAGAAAAATCCACTGCCTTCGAAAGAAACGATTGAACAGGAGAAGCAAGCAGGCAAGTCGTAA